Proteins encoded in a region of the Pseudopipra pipra isolate bDixPip1 chromosome 18, bDixPip1.hap1, whole genome shotgun sequence genome:
- the LOC135424223 gene encoding E1A-binding protein p400-like isoform X8 has translation MQWMATDFVQERRWKITTARRLILSVARHHEDVILHKERCKKREEKQLRAVAAFTAREIEHFWSTIKQVVDLKLQVELEERRKKALNLQNVSKKEKRDSSNKNENLQKEVVLPDLLTSTVEKSMADLAGIAAAAGALLPEGSAQTTAAEKWDTPSLLHGTLRDYQKTGLEWLAKLYKMNLNGILADEAGLGKTVQVVAFFAHLACNEGNWGPILVVSQNCNVLKWEVELKHWCPALKILLYLGNPGELFETGQEWSDPGNFNVCIASCKQFLQDYEAFMKVQWRYLVLDERQNGNDLTEKHWDAIFHLQSHHHLLLMNKPLPTSLKDLWAIARFLIPETSQSYVDPVKAASVEENKEHYQRVAVGLHRVVQSFILQRSKIHVEKQLPRKYEHVLTCALSHRQKGMYKDILSQPRAQECLRSGHFDSVLQVLTQLLRVCDHPDLLSPRCPRSSCVLDRLQLTTASPVLDAVGWDLWKHADRSLFDVIGMENQITCYEAQILPKLKVTRKLIEEIYCSPSTPRLEPVKLKPNRLFTPVQYGQKPEGRTKDFSRSQVQQTVDTAAVMADHHETTQRLQPLALFSNNQHRKASKNLLMASTAGAQERIAEAEKPVTLQFRGKMFTVSYSQFCQLIDRQSLKHQVDDLSTKPKSASTLSCPTQGILEEKRQLKEHLDKIYSWNERRCSRTPLYGRDLLETCSWISERKISQHFSARINKWCWAGFADCLPYSSTAEVLKDPLQELILTVKQQQIALRDLIMRDLCVLPAVAVAPPCLYVTHPPHTYIHGMKLLKSNLKEQLLPYSHSAQQTARPRFVQFPDPRLVQRDSGKMEALAVLLRKLKARGERVLIWTQMIPVLDILELFLNLHLLTYVRVGESGAHSWHYLESIKNFNQDKRIFCAILSSHTPSTGVSHIDVNTVVFYDTDLDLLVDTKAEEWCDKIARGRDIHIYRLVSGNSVEERLLKKGIKHLIQELAAQGDDCSTDFLSQVLCSECGNEDSRKFTEETLSELRNDTDSELYDSRNTMVPSQLEQLASLVGQLKPIEKYAFNFLELCHTLDDQKSQKASEELKIANIKWEYQHAKELEKAEQKLQQEVREELLTYTRQDAYNTEFVSEGPDGETEIMPLWTPPVVSENHADVYTDSVLCLMYSSTLIPESELPPVFVRKAWKRQRSELSSSGQRKKRCHRRMVVPPPSLFDQVTPRIMKTRQKSQAQKALPRVPQKTYFARPLSALTSSAADTGQDGPAWLIAEDMALLKAMKQSWTPPLNLAVVSPAQTANWDFVSDVVNSSNYVYRSPKQCQSRYMRAFAGPEGKNTGGYPLRVSQAYAKDRDSERTQIYMNHFELVTMTTRKRSSSKRFLAENYDKLLPVSGVVSTRAEPLTVQEKALSEEQIAPHMQEQQPRQQQEEEQTVEQIQTQHQAQGQTQDNTGCPERVEVP, from the exons ATGCAGTGGATGGCAACTGATTTTGTTCAAGAAAGGAGATGGAAGATAACAACTGCCAGGAGG CTGATTTTAAGTGTAGCTCGTCACCACGAAGATGTGATACTTCATAAGGAAAGAtgcaagaaaagagaagagaagcaaCTGAGGGCTGTTGCTGCTTTTACTGCCAGAGAAATTGAACACTTCTGGTCCACCATTAAACAg GTGGTAGATTTAAAACTGCAAGTAGAGTTagaagagaggaggaagaaagcatTAAACTTGCAGAATGTCTCAAAAAAAG AAAAAAGAGACTCTTCAAATAAGAACGAGAACCTTCAGAAGGAAGTGGTGCTTCCAGATCTTCTCACATCTACTGTGGAGAAATCCATGGCAGATTTAGCaggcattgctgctgctgcaggagcattGTTACCCGAAGGCAGTGCTCAAACCACGGCAGCTGAAAAATGGGATACCCCATCCTTGCTACATGGAACTCTTAGAGATTATCAGAAAACTGGGCTGGAGTGGTTGGCAAAGCTGTACAAGATGAATCTCAATGGCATTCTGGCTGATGAAGCTGGGCTTGGAAAAACAGTGCAAgttgttgctttttttgcaCATCTCGCGTGTAATGAAG GTAACTGGGGTCCTATTCTTGTTGTCTCACAAAACTGTAATGTGCTGAAGTGGGAGGTTGAACTGAAACATTGGTGTCCTGCTTTGAAAATTCTTCTGTATCTTGGGAACCCAGGAGAACTTTTTGAAACTGGGCAG GAATGGTCTGACCCCGGCAACTTCAATGTCTGTATTGCTTCCTGCAAGCAATTCTTGCAAGACTATGAAGCATTCATGAAAGTACAGTGGAGGTACCTGGTTTTAGATGAGAGGCAGAATGGGAATGATCTGACAGAGAAGCACTGGGATGCAATATTCCATCTCCAGAG TCACCATCACTTACTCTTGATGAATAAGCCTCTGCCTACTTCATTAAAAGATCTGTGGGCCATTGCCCGTTTCCTGATTCCAGAGACTTCCCAATCCTATGTGGATCCTGTGAAGGCAGCATCTGTGGAGGAGAACAAAGAGCATTACCAGAGAGTTGCAGTGGGACTGCACAGA GTGGTGCAGTCATTTATTTTGCAGAGGTCCAAAATTCACGTGGAGAAGCAGCTGCCCAGGAAATATGAGCACGTGCTCACCTGTGCTCTCTCTCACCGACAGAAGGGGATGTATAAAGACATCCTGTCTCAGCCAAG GGCTCAAGAATGTCTTAGAAGTGGGCACTTTGACAGCGTCCTCCAGGTTCTGACACAGCTGCTGAGGGTGTGTGATCACCCTGACCTGCTCAGTCCTCGCTGTCCACGCTCCTCCTGTGTGTTGGACAGGCTGCAGCTCACAACTGCCTCTCCAGTGCTGgatgcagtgggatgggacCTTTGGAAG CATGCAGACCGGTCTCTCTTCGATGTGATTGGGATGGAAAACCAAATTACTTGCTATGAGGCACAAATACTGCCAAAACTGAAGGTAACTAGAAAGCTTATTGAAGAGATCTATTGCTCCCCTTCAACACCCAGACTTGAGCCAGTGAAGCTCAAACCAAACAG GTTATTTACACCAGTGCAGTATGGACAGAAACCTGAGGGTAGGACTAAAGACTTCTCAAGGTCTCAGGTGCAGCAGACAGTGGACACAGCAGCAGTTATGGCAGATCATCATGAGACAACACAAAGACTACAACCCCTTGCCCTGTTTTCAAACAATCAGCATAGGAAAG CCAGCAAAAATTTACTCATGGCTTCCACAGCTGGAGCACAAGAGAGGATTGCTGAGGCAGAGAAGCCTGTAACATTACAGTTTAGAGGGAAAATGTTTACTGTGTCCTACAGTCAATTCTGTCAACTTATTGACAGACAGTCTCTGAAGCATCAAG TGGATGACCTGAGTACTAAACCTAAATCAGCATCTACACTTTCATGTCCAACTCAG GGTATCctagaagaaaaaagacaacTAAAGGAACACCTGGACAAAATATATTCTTGGAATGAGCGTCGTTGTTCCAGAACCCCCCTGTATGGCAGAGACCTGTTGGAAACTTGCTCTTGgatcagtgaaagaaaaatctctcaGCACTTTTCTGCCAGGATTAACAAGTGGTgctgggctggctttgcagaTTGCCTTCCCTATTCCAGTACTGCAGAGGTTCTGAAGGATCCACTGCAGGAACTCATTCTGACAGTGAAGCAGCAACAGATAGCCCTGAGGGATCTTATTATGAG AGATCTCTGTGTGTTGCCAGCTGTAGCTGTCGCTCCTCCATGTTTGTATGTGACCCATCCTCCTCACACATACATCCATGGAATGAAACTCTTGAAGTCTAATCTCAAGGAACAGCTCCTTCCCTACTCCCACTCAGCGCAGCAGACAGCAAGGCCTCGTTTTGTGCAGTTTCCAGATCCCCGACTGGTGCAGCGGGACTCAG GCAAGATGGAAGCTCTGGCTGTCTTGCTTCGGAAGCTGAAAGCAAGAGGAGAGCGTGTGCTGATATGGACACAGATGATTCCAGTGCTTGATATCCTGGAGCTTTTCCTGAACCTCCATCTCCTCACGTACGTACGAGTCGGTGAGAGTGGTGCTCACAGCTGGCATTATCTG GAATCCATAAAAAACTTCAACCAAGACAAGAGGATCTTCTGTGCTATCCTTTCTTCCCACACTCCTTCCACAGGTGTCAGTCACATAGATGTGAACACTGTTGTCTTCTATGACACTGATTTGGATCTGCTGGTGGACACAAAGGCTGAGGAATGGTGTGATAAAATTGCAAGAGGCAGAGATATCCACATATACAG gcTTGTAAGTGGTAATTCTGTCGAAGAGAGGCTGTTGAAAAAAGGTATTAAACATTTGATTCAAGAactggctgctcagggagacGATTGTTCAACAGACTTTTTATCTCAG GTTCTTTGCTCTGAATGTGGAAATGAGGATTCTAGAAAGTTTACAGAAGAGACACTGTCTGAGCTAAGAAATGACACAGATTCAGAGCTGTATGATTCAAGAAACACCATGGTTCCTTCTCAGTTAGAACAGCTGGCTAGCTTGGTGGGTCAG CTTAAGCCAATTGAAAAGTATGCATTTAATTTCTTGGAATTGTGTCATACTTTGGATGATCAAAAGAGCCAGAAAGCCAGCGAG gAGTTGAAAATTGCAAATATAAAATGGGAATATCAGCATGCCAAGGAGCTGGAAAAGGCAGAACAAAAACTTCAGCAGGAAGTGAGAGAAGAACTCTTAACCTATACCAGACAGGACGCTTATAACACG GAATTCGTCAGTGAAGGACCAGatggagaaacagaaataatgcCT cttTGGACTCCCCCTGTTGTATCTGAGAACCATGCTGATGTCTACACTGACTCTGTCCTGTGCCTAATGTACAGCAGCACCCTGATTCCAGAGTCTGAGCTTCCCCCTGTGTTTGTCAGGAAGGCGTGGAAGCGGCAGAGATCGGAGCTGTCAT CTTCAGGGCAGAGAAAGAAGCGTTGCCACAGGAGGATGGTTGTTCCTCCACCTTCACTGTTTGATCAAGTGACTCCAAGAATAATGAAAACACGGCAGAAGAGCCAAGCTCAGAAGGCCCTGCCCAGGGTACCACAGAAAACGTATTTTGCAAGGCCTTTGTCAGCTCTCACCAGCTCAGCTGCAGACACTGGGCAGGATGGCCCTGCATGGCTGATTGCTGAAGACATGGCACTGTTAAAA gcCATGAAGCAGTCTTGGACACCTCCTTTAAACCTGGCTGTTGTGTcaccagcacagacagcaaaCTGGGACTTTGTCAGCGATGTCGTTAACTCCTCCAACTATGTTTATCGCTCCCCAAAGCAATGCCAAAGTCGTTACATGAGAGCCTTTGCAGGTCCAGAGGGAAAG AACACAGGTGGTTATCCTCTTCGTGTTAGCCAAGCCTATGCCAAGGACCGGGATTCTGAGCGTACCCAAATCTATATGAATCACTTTGAGTTGGTGACAATGACTACTAGAAAAAGAAGTTCCTCAAAGAGGTTTCT TGCAGAGAACTATGACAAGCTCCTACCAGTGTCTGGGGTTGTTTCCACCCGTGCAGAGCCTTTGACAGTGCAGGAGAAG GCCTTGAGTGAAGAACAAATAGCTCCTCATATGCAGGAGCAACAACCTCGCCAGCAACAAGAAGAGGAACAAACAGTGGAGCAAATCCAAACCCAGCATCAAGCACAGGGGCAAACACAGGACAACACAGGCTGTCCTGAGCGAGTGGAAGTCCCGTGA
- the LOC135424223 gene encoding E1A-binding protein p400-like isoform X3 produces the protein MDQTCQVCIIPSLLHTAGTQLFLSRYNQQAGENEILQRITALRKEGLWSLKRLPKLHEAPRHKSHHDYLLEEMQWMATDFVQERRWKITTARRLILSVARHHEDVILHKERCKKREEKQLRAVAAFTAREIEHFWSTIKQVVDLKLQVELEERRKKALNLQNVSKKEKRDSSNKNENLQKEVVLPDLLTSTVEKSMADLAGIAAAAGALLPEGSAQTTAAEKWDTPSLLHGTLRDYQKTGLEWLAKLYKMNLNGILADEAGLGKTVQVVAFFAHLACNEGNWGPILVVSQNCNVLKWEVELKHWCPALKILLYLGNPGELFETGQEWSDPGNFNVCIASCKQFLQDYEAFMKVQWRYLVLDERQNGNDLTEKHWDAIFHLQSHHHLLLMNKPLPTSLKDLWAIARFLIPETSQSYVDPVKAASVEENKEHYQRVAVGLHRVVQSFILQRSKIHVEKQLPRKYEHVLTCALSHRQKGMYKDILSQPRAQECLRSGHFDSVLQVLTQLLRVCDHPDLLSPRCPRSSCVLDRLQLTTASPVLDAVGWDLWKHADRSLFDVIGMENQITCYEAQILPKLKVTRKLIEEIYCSPSTPRLEPVKLKPNRLFTPVQYGQKPEGRTKDFSRSQVQQTVDTAAVMADHHETTQRLQPLALFSNNQHRKASKNLLMASTAGAQERIAEAEKPVTLQFRGKMFTVSYSQFCQLIDRQSLKHQVDDLSTKPKSASTLSCPTQGILEEKRQLKEHLDKIYSWNERRCSRTPLYGRDLLETCSWISERKISQHFSARINKWCWAGFADCLPYSSTAEVLKDPLQELILTVKQQQIALRDLIMRDLCVLPAVAVAPPCLYVTHPPHTYIHGMKLLKSNLKEQLLPYSHSAQQTARPRFVQFPDPRLVQRDSGKMEALAVLLRKLKARGERVLIWTQMIPVLDILELFLNLHLLTYVRVGESGAHSWHYLESIKNFNQDKRIFCAILSSHTPSTGVSHIDVNTVVFYDTDLDLLVDTKAEEWCDKIARGRDIHIYRLVSGNSVEERLLKKGIKHLIQELAAQGDDCSTDFLSQVLCSECGNEDSRKFTEETLSELRNDTDSELYDSRNTMVPSQLEQLASLVGQLKPIEKYAFNFLELCHTLDDQKSQKASEELKIANIKWEYQHAKELEKAEQKLQQEVREELLTYTRQDAYNTEFVSEGPDGETEIMPLWTPPVVSENHADVYTDSVLCLMYSSTLIPESELPPVFVRKAWKRQRSELSSSGQRKKRCHRRMVVPPPSLFDQVTPRIMKTRQKSQAQKALPRVPQKTYFARPLSALTSSAADTGQDGPAWLIAEDMALLKAMKQSWTPPLNLAVVSPAQTANWDFVSDVVNSSNYVYRSPKQCQSRYMRAFAGPEGKNTGGYPLRVSQAYAKDRDSERTQIYMNHFELVTMTTRKRSSSKRFLAENYDKLLPVSGVVSTRAEPLTVQEKALSEEQIAPHMQEQQPRQQQEEEQTVEQIQTQHQAQGQTQDNTGCPERVEVP, from the exons ATGGACCAAACTTGCCAAGTTTGCATaattccttccctgctccacacAGCAGGAACCCAGCTTTTCCTCAGCAGGTACAACCAGCAGGCTGGG gaaaatgaaattctgCAGCGAATAACAGCACTGAGGAAAGAAGGTTTATGGTCTCTGAAGCGTCTGCCCAAACTCCATGAGGCCCCACGGCACAAATCACACCATGATTATCTTTTGGAAGAAATGCAGTGGATGGCAACTGATTTTGTTCAAGAAAGGAGATGGAAGATAACAACTGCCAGGAGG CTGATTTTAAGTGTAGCTCGTCACCACGAAGATGTGATACTTCATAAGGAAAGAtgcaagaaaagagaagagaagcaaCTGAGGGCTGTTGCTGCTTTTACTGCCAGAGAAATTGAACACTTCTGGTCCACCATTAAACAg GTGGTAGATTTAAAACTGCAAGTAGAGTTagaagagaggaggaagaaagcatTAAACTTGCAGAATGTCTCAAAAAAAG AAAAAAGAGACTCTTCAAATAAGAACGAGAACCTTCAGAAGGAAGTGGTGCTTCCAGATCTTCTCACATCTACTGTGGAGAAATCCATGGCAGATTTAGCaggcattgctgctgctgcaggagcattGTTACCCGAAGGCAGTGCTCAAACCACGGCAGCTGAAAAATGGGATACCCCATCCTTGCTACATGGAACTCTTAGAGATTATCAGAAAACTGGGCTGGAGTGGTTGGCAAAGCTGTACAAGATGAATCTCAATGGCATTCTGGCTGATGAAGCTGGGCTTGGAAAAACAGTGCAAgttgttgctttttttgcaCATCTCGCGTGTAATGAAG GTAACTGGGGTCCTATTCTTGTTGTCTCACAAAACTGTAATGTGCTGAAGTGGGAGGTTGAACTGAAACATTGGTGTCCTGCTTTGAAAATTCTTCTGTATCTTGGGAACCCAGGAGAACTTTTTGAAACTGGGCAG GAATGGTCTGACCCCGGCAACTTCAATGTCTGTATTGCTTCCTGCAAGCAATTCTTGCAAGACTATGAAGCATTCATGAAAGTACAGTGGAGGTACCTGGTTTTAGATGAGAGGCAGAATGGGAATGATCTGACAGAGAAGCACTGGGATGCAATATTCCATCTCCAGAG TCACCATCACTTACTCTTGATGAATAAGCCTCTGCCTACTTCATTAAAAGATCTGTGGGCCATTGCCCGTTTCCTGATTCCAGAGACTTCCCAATCCTATGTGGATCCTGTGAAGGCAGCATCTGTGGAGGAGAACAAAGAGCATTACCAGAGAGTTGCAGTGGGACTGCACAGA GTGGTGCAGTCATTTATTTTGCAGAGGTCCAAAATTCACGTGGAGAAGCAGCTGCCCAGGAAATATGAGCACGTGCTCACCTGTGCTCTCTCTCACCGACAGAAGGGGATGTATAAAGACATCCTGTCTCAGCCAAG GGCTCAAGAATGTCTTAGAAGTGGGCACTTTGACAGCGTCCTCCAGGTTCTGACACAGCTGCTGAGGGTGTGTGATCACCCTGACCTGCTCAGTCCTCGCTGTCCACGCTCCTCCTGTGTGTTGGACAGGCTGCAGCTCACAACTGCCTCTCCAGTGCTGgatgcagtgggatgggacCTTTGGAAG CATGCAGACCGGTCTCTCTTCGATGTGATTGGGATGGAAAACCAAATTACTTGCTATGAGGCACAAATACTGCCAAAACTGAAGGTAACTAGAAAGCTTATTGAAGAGATCTATTGCTCCCCTTCAACACCCAGACTTGAGCCAGTGAAGCTCAAACCAAACAG GTTATTTACACCAGTGCAGTATGGACAGAAACCTGAGGGTAGGACTAAAGACTTCTCAAGGTCTCAGGTGCAGCAGACAGTGGACACAGCAGCAGTTATGGCAGATCATCATGAGACAACACAAAGACTACAACCCCTTGCCCTGTTTTCAAACAATCAGCATAGGAAAG CCAGCAAAAATTTACTCATGGCTTCCACAGCTGGAGCACAAGAGAGGATTGCTGAGGCAGAGAAGCCTGTAACATTACAGTTTAGAGGGAAAATGTTTACTGTGTCCTACAGTCAATTCTGTCAACTTATTGACAGACAGTCTCTGAAGCATCAAG TGGATGACCTGAGTACTAAACCTAAATCAGCATCTACACTTTCATGTCCAACTCAG GGTATCctagaagaaaaaagacaacTAAAGGAACACCTGGACAAAATATATTCTTGGAATGAGCGTCGTTGTTCCAGAACCCCCCTGTATGGCAGAGACCTGTTGGAAACTTGCTCTTGgatcagtgaaagaaaaatctctcaGCACTTTTCTGCCAGGATTAACAAGTGGTgctgggctggctttgcagaTTGCCTTCCCTATTCCAGTACTGCAGAGGTTCTGAAGGATCCACTGCAGGAACTCATTCTGACAGTGAAGCAGCAACAGATAGCCCTGAGGGATCTTATTATGAG AGATCTCTGTGTGTTGCCAGCTGTAGCTGTCGCTCCTCCATGTTTGTATGTGACCCATCCTCCTCACACATACATCCATGGAATGAAACTCTTGAAGTCTAATCTCAAGGAACAGCTCCTTCCCTACTCCCACTCAGCGCAGCAGACAGCAAGGCCTCGTTTTGTGCAGTTTCCAGATCCCCGACTGGTGCAGCGGGACTCAG GCAAGATGGAAGCTCTGGCTGTCTTGCTTCGGAAGCTGAAAGCAAGAGGAGAGCGTGTGCTGATATGGACACAGATGATTCCAGTGCTTGATATCCTGGAGCTTTTCCTGAACCTCCATCTCCTCACGTACGTACGAGTCGGTGAGAGTGGTGCTCACAGCTGGCATTATCTG GAATCCATAAAAAACTTCAACCAAGACAAGAGGATCTTCTGTGCTATCCTTTCTTCCCACACTCCTTCCACAGGTGTCAGTCACATAGATGTGAACACTGTTGTCTTCTATGACACTGATTTGGATCTGCTGGTGGACACAAAGGCTGAGGAATGGTGTGATAAAATTGCAAGAGGCAGAGATATCCACATATACAG gcTTGTAAGTGGTAATTCTGTCGAAGAGAGGCTGTTGAAAAAAGGTATTAAACATTTGATTCAAGAactggctgctcagggagacGATTGTTCAACAGACTTTTTATCTCAG GTTCTTTGCTCTGAATGTGGAAATGAGGATTCTAGAAAGTTTACAGAAGAGACACTGTCTGAGCTAAGAAATGACACAGATTCAGAGCTGTATGATTCAAGAAACACCATGGTTCCTTCTCAGTTAGAACAGCTGGCTAGCTTGGTGGGTCAG CTTAAGCCAATTGAAAAGTATGCATTTAATTTCTTGGAATTGTGTCATACTTTGGATGATCAAAAGAGCCAGAAAGCCAGCGAG gAGTTGAAAATTGCAAATATAAAATGGGAATATCAGCATGCCAAGGAGCTGGAAAAGGCAGAACAAAAACTTCAGCAGGAAGTGAGAGAAGAACTCTTAACCTATACCAGACAGGACGCTTATAACACG GAATTCGTCAGTGAAGGACCAGatggagaaacagaaataatgcCT cttTGGACTCCCCCTGTTGTATCTGAGAACCATGCTGATGTCTACACTGACTCTGTCCTGTGCCTAATGTACAGCAGCACCCTGATTCCAGAGTCTGAGCTTCCCCCTGTGTTTGTCAGGAAGGCGTGGAAGCGGCAGAGATCGGAGCTGTCAT CTTCAGGGCAGAGAAAGAAGCGTTGCCACAGGAGGATGGTTGTTCCTCCACCTTCACTGTTTGATCAAGTGACTCCAAGAATAATGAAAACACGGCAGAAGAGCCAAGCTCAGAAGGCCCTGCCCAGGGTACCACAGAAAACGTATTTTGCAAGGCCTTTGTCAGCTCTCACCAGCTCAGCTGCAGACACTGGGCAGGATGGCCCTGCATGGCTGATTGCTGAAGACATGGCACTGTTAAAA gcCATGAAGCAGTCTTGGACACCTCCTTTAAACCTGGCTGTTGTGTcaccagcacagacagcaaaCTGGGACTTTGTCAGCGATGTCGTTAACTCCTCCAACTATGTTTATCGCTCCCCAAAGCAATGCCAAAGTCGTTACATGAGAGCCTTTGCAGGTCCAGAGGGAAAG AACACAGGTGGTTATCCTCTTCGTGTTAGCCAAGCCTATGCCAAGGACCGGGATTCTGAGCGTACCCAAATCTATATGAATCACTTTGAGTTGGTGACAATGACTACTAGAAAAAGAAGTTCCTCAAAGAGGTTTCT TGCAGAGAACTATGACAAGCTCCTACCAGTGTCTGGGGTTGTTTCCACCCGTGCAGAGCCTTTGACAGTGCAGGAGAAG GCCTTGAGTGAAGAACAAATAGCTCCTCATATGCAGGAGCAACAACCTCGCCAGCAACAAGAAGAGGAACAAACAGTGGAGCAAATCCAAACCCAGCATCAAGCACAGGGGCAAACACAGGACAACACAGGCTGTCCTGAGCGAGTGGAAGTCCCGTGA